The following proteins are encoded in a genomic region of Diabrotica virgifera virgifera chromosome 1, PGI_DIABVI_V3a:
- the LOC126892002 gene encoding uncharacterized protein LOC126892002: MFKADIKDLSSNAYQIYIDASKSTKGTACAVYDPQTNESKMFKLNANSSIYSAELIRILEALKYCHLPNKTIYIFSDSKSALQKIKHLQSAPKINYIILEILQKAEELNKNFKTIHLIWVKSHCGILGNETVVVLAKRAIHEGEGTKYKCTINEIITVIKNVWKTKWEEDNKNNQKGKHYKEIQERIPQKPRFIKGNLSKNAIRKICRLRINHVPVPKFLFKIRLKTDPYCKCGEIGDAEHQILNFSLIQAQVKIFLDKICKLKDVIHPINLKFYG; encoded by the coding sequence ATGTTTAAAGCTGATATTAAAGACCTATCATCGAATGCTTATCAAATCTACATCGATGCTTCCAAAAGTACTAAAGGAACAGCATGTGCAGTATACGATCCTCAAACCAATGAGAGTAAGATGTTTAAATTAAACGCAAATAGTAGCATATACTCAGCTGAACTAATACGCATATTAGAAGCCCTAAAATACTGCCATCTTCCAAACAAGACAATTTATATTTTCTCTGACAGTAAAAGTGCTTtgcaaaaaattaagcaccttcAATCTGCACCTAAAATAAATTATATCATCTTAGAAATCTTACAAAAAgctgaagaattaaataaaaatttcaaaacaatACATCTAATATGGGTCAAAAGCCATTGTGGAATACTGGGCAATGAAACAGTTGTTGTCTTAGCTAAAAGGGCCATACACGAAGGAGAAGGAACAAAATACAAATGTacaataaatgaaataataacaGTTATTAAAAACGTTTGGAAAACAAAATGGGAAGAAGATAATAAAAACAATCAAAAAGGCAAACATTACAAAGAAATTCAAGAAAGGATTCCCCAAAAACCAAGGTTTATAAAGGGGAATCTTTCCAAAAATGCAATAAGAAAAATTTGTCGTTTGAGGATTAATCACGTACCTGTTCCcaaatttctatttaaaattcgtttaaaaaCCGATCCATATTGCAAATGTGGAGAAATAGGAGACGCAGagcatcaaatattaaatttctCACTAATACAAGCTCAAGTGAAAatctttttggacaaaatatgTAAGTTAAAGGATGTCATACATCCAATTAATTTGAAGTTCTATGGTTAA